Genomic segment of Bdellovibrio bacteriovorus:
ATATTCAAAGCTTTCGCCAGCATACTTTTTTTACGATTATTGCTTTCCATTTTACCTAGAACTTTATCAAGTTCGATTTTCAGTTCGGCGGCAGCCAAGGCATCTCTTTTATTTTCAGCGTTTACGATACGGCTTTTTAATTCCGAAGCCTTAGTTGGTAAGGCTTTATCAAGAATAAACTCTGCCTCGAGTCTTTCTTTAGAGACAGTCTGGCACGCCATCATAAATGCGCACAGAACAGGAATTAGGAATTTAAAGTTCAATGTTTTCATAGCCACCTGCCGTTATTACTGCAAAGTGTGCCAAACGCATAAAAGCTGTCTCAAAATGAGATCTGGCTTTCATCTCTAAGAAAGACAAGTTTCAGATGTTTAACGAGCTGGCAGATGTTGCCGTTTTAGGACTCTAAATAGACCCAGTTCGGCTGGCCGTCTTTGATATGAAAGACCTTAACTTTTTCTTCGAACCAAGAGCCCAAATTCACCGTGCGCACTTTTCTGCCGCGAATATCAACGACATGATCATCAAAGACATGCATATGGCCCGAGATAATAATATCGAAAGGCTTTTCTTGATAAACCTTTTCCGTGTGGGCTCGAATCATCTGCACTAGCTGAGATTCGTTGGTGGCGCGATAGTGACCACTGCGCGCACGACTGCGTTTGCTCGCTCGATTTCCGATGTAATCCCAGAACTTACCGGGAATGATGTTGCCCAAAGGTTTGATGTAAGGGTTGCGGATGATGCTTCGGTATTTTAGATATTTTTCGTCCGCCAGATTGATGAGGTCACCATGCTCACAGCGAACGATAAGCCCGTCCAGATTGTAGTACTGGGCCTCAACGTGAACTTCGACGCCTAATTGCTTTTGGAAAAAGCCTTCGACGTGAACATCGTGATTACCCTCGATGTAGGTGATGCGGGCTCCGGCTTTGCGGAGATCTCGCAGCGCTGCGATTAAATCCGGAAACTTTTTAGCGAAGTACGAATGACCACCGACCCAAAGATCGAAAATATCCCCCAGCATGAAAAGGTGAACTTGCGAAGGATTTTGCTGAAGCAAAGAACGCAAAAAGCGCAACAGGATTTTCCCATTGCGCTCTTCTGCGGATTTTAAGTGAATGTCAGATAAAAACCAGGCTTCCACTATTCTTTATTCAAATCAAAACCTTGTTTCTTGCGAATGAACGCGGGTACTTCAAGATTTTGGCTAGAGAATGGAGAGCTCAACACTTCGCGAGCCATGCGACGAGCTTCTTCCAAAGATTGCTGTTCATGATCCACGTTCATAGACAACTGTTCAGGGTTGTTATGACGAGCCTTCAAGTCTTGGCTTTCTTTGAAAGCGCGCGCTTTCGCTAGCAACATATCACGAGGAGAAACAGCCGCTTCAACTTGAGGTTGAATTGGTGTTGCCACTTCTTGTTGTTGCGGCTGAGGTTGTTGAACCATCATATTTTGCGCCGCTTGTTGCGCCACTTGTGGAGTCACCGGAGCTACTGGCGGAACTACAACCGTCTCAGTTACCGAGGGACCCTCCTGTTGTGGTTGCGTAAAGTTCATCACGTGGGATTGAACAGTCGCAATCGGTGGCAACTCAACAGGGGCCGCTTGCTGTGGAGATTGCGGCATCTGTGGCATAGTCGGCATTTGAGGCATCTGCGGCATTTGGAATTGCGGCATTTGCGGCATCACCGGCATTTGGGGCATCTGTGGCATCTGAGGCATTTGCGGCATCATGTTCATTCCGCCAAATTGCGCTGTGGCCTGTTGGTTCAAGAAATTCTGCATTTGATTTACTTGAGCCATGTCGTTCACAAGTTTCACATCGTGAGAATCGAAACCAGTTGCGATCACAGTCACGCGAACTTCATCACCCATGTTATCATCGATAACCGCACCGAAGATGATTTCTGCATCTTCATGAGCTGCTTCAGTGATAAGAGTTGTCGCTTCGTTCACTTCATATAGAGAAAGATCAGATCCACCTGTGATGTTCACGATGATGCCAGTCGCGCCATCGATTTTAACATTTTCAAGAAGTGGAGAAGAAATCGCTGCTGTTGCGGCTTCTACAGCGCGGTTTTCACCTTTCGCTGCGCCAGTACCCATGATAGCGATACCTTTAGAAGACATAACAGTGCGGATGTCCGCGAAGTCCAAGTTGATCAAACCGCGGATATTGATAAGGTCGGAAATACCTTTCACCGCTTGAAGAAGAACTTCGTCCGCTTTTTTGAAAGTTTCTAATAGTGGTGTTTTTTCAGCGGCGATCGAAAGTAGCTTTTGATTCGGGATAACGATCAAAGTATCTACGTTCTCTTTTAGTTCTTGCAAACCGCCTTCAGCGTGTTTACCGCGTTTTTTACCTTCGAACAGGAAGGGCTTAGTGACCACACCGATTGTCAAAGCGCCAAGTTCGCGCGCAATCTTCGCAACAATCGGAGCGCCACCTGTACCTGTTCCGCCACCCATACCCGCAGTGACGAACACCATGTCCGCGCCTTCCAATTTCTCAACAATCTCATTATATGATTCAATGGCAGCTCTGCGACCCACATCTGGGTTTGCACCTGCGCCCAAACCTTTTGTCAAATCGAGACCCAACTGAATTTTGTTAGGAGCTTTATTTGCATTCAAAGCTTGGATATCTGTGTTGGCAACGATGAACTCAACACCGGTCATGTTAGATTCGATCATCGTCGTAACAGCATTGCTACCGCCACCGCCGACACCGACAACTTTAATATTCGCTCCGATATTGATATTTTCCTCTAGCTCAAACATTCGACCCTCCCCTATTTTATACCGCCAGCCCAGGCTACGGCGGTGATCCAGGTAAAAAACTTTTTAAAAAATCTGTCCGAAAAAATCTTTGATCTTCTTCGTGATACCGTCGAGAGACTCGCCGATGTTCACTTCTTGCTGCTGATGACCTGCCTGCAAATCTTTTCTTTGTGCTAGTGCATACAACAAAAGTCCGACGGCTGCTGAGAACTCTCCAGATTTCACAACATCTGTCAGACCGCCGATTTGCTGAGGAGTACCTCGACGAACCGGAATATCAAAAATAAACTCACCCATCTCAATCAGACCATCCAGTTGACTTGCGCCGCCGGTAAGAACGATTCCCGAACCCAACATTGGCATCAAACCACTCATGCGCAAATCGTTCGCGATCAAGTTCAGAGTTTCCTCTGCTCTTGCTTCGATCACGTCTGCTAAGTCTTTGCGAGGAATCACGCGGGCTTTTCTGCCGCCGACACCTTCGACCTCGATAGTTTCATTTTCATTCACCATAGAAGCCATGGCGCAACCATGCTTCTTCTTTAAAGCCTCTGCCGCAAACTGTGGAGTGCGAAGTCCTACAGCCACGTCATGAGTGAAGTGCTGACCACCCACCGGAATTGTCGATGAATGCGCCACACTTCCGTTGACGAAATACAAGGCATTGCAAGCGCCGCCGCCCATGTCGACAACACACACGCCCAGATTTTTTTCGTCATTAGAAATAACTGCGGTCGCTGAAGCCAACTGCCCCAGAACCAGACCCGAAATTTTAAGTCCCGCTTTTTCAACACATTTCACCGAGTTGTTGATCGCGCTTTGGCTGCCCGTCACGATGTGAACGTTGGCTTCCAAGCGGATGCCTGACATGCCCACAGGATCTGTGATGCCGTCTTGGCCGTCGACTTTGAATTCTCTAGGAAGAATGTGCAGAACAGTGCGATCTGCCGGAACCGCTACGGCTTTTGCCGCTTCGATCACGCGATCGATTTCAGAAGGGGTCACTTCGCGATTTTTAATTGCGACCATGCCCTTTGAATCAAAAGACGAAATGTGCGTGCCCGCAACGCCGACCCATACTTCAGAGACGGAATAGCCAGACATCAATTCTGCTTCTTCTTTAGCTTTTTTAATGGATTCCGTTGTGGCCTCGATATTCACCACAACGCCTTGGCGAATGCCCGTATTAGGAGCAGTTCCTACGCCAGCGACTTCGATTTTTCCGTCGGAATTGACTGTGCCGATCACAAAAGAGACTTTGGTAGACCCAATGTCCAAACCAGCCAATACCGGTGCCTTCGGTTTTGATGTACTCATCCTTAAGTCCTCACGGATGCTTAATCTAATGTTGTAGAACCACCCGATAAAATCATTTCAAAGGGTTTTCAAAGCGAGCTTGACCCGACTTTGATCGGTCCTCCAGACTTAAGCTTAGGGATCCTTACGCAACCTGACAAGGACTTTCTTAGACAGATTCGCATCTATGACGCGCGCGTCAAATTGGCGAGATTCGAGATAGTCGACGACTTGTGAGACTCGAGCGGCCTTGAGTGAAACTTGGTCTTCGCCCATCTTCACTTGAATTCCGGTCTTTATCATCGTCATCCAAAAACCTTCTTTAGAGTCGTGGCGAATTTCAGAAATCGTTTTTTTACTGAACGATCCTTCAGCAGGAATTTGTTCGATCACTTCCACTGCTTTTTTTCTAAGCTCACTTTTCTTCTGAAAACTTTCGCCGTCTAGAAGAGCCACATCAGGAGCTTGCTTGGTTTCAACAGGATCTAAAAAACTTCCGTCTTTAATAATAGGTACAAGTTTTCCACCCTTACCCATATAAAGAAGTTTCACTTCATAAGGACGTACGCGCACAGCAAGAGTCGCCGGCCAGCTGCGTTTGATATTCAGCTGCTCCACCCAATTTAAATCCGAAACTTCACGAGAGATTTTTTTAAGTTTGATGTTCCAAAGTGAAATGCCCTTGTACTTCGCCAAAGACGCTTCAAGACGGTCTACATGAGGCTTTAAAAATTGTTCTTGGCCTGCAGGAGGGTTTTCAAGAATGACTTCAATTTTCGTGATATTAAAGAAACCATTTTTATTGAGATAAAAAAGGGAACCCGCAAGAGCTACAGGCAAAACAATAAATCCAAAGATGAGTTGTAAAACGAGCTTCTTCACGAGGTTCTCCGAGCAAATCCTTTGCTGTCGTAGATTTTAGACTAGCAAGACCCGGTGCTACTTTGAAGCTATTTAAGTGAGGAGATTTTCTTTCCCGCCGGAAGCAAGACCTAGGTCTCAACGGCTTCAAACACTTTCTTTGCTAAAGTTGCGAAATAAATGCAGAACACGAGTTTTTAAGTATTTTTTTATTCTCTCAACCACCGATAGAAAGATTACCAAGGAGACATCTATGAGACTGGGGACGAAGATTATTTTAAACGTGGGATTATCCTGTGTGATCTGTACACTTGCCGCGGTTGCCATTTCTTCGTCAAAGGTTCATAACCAAGGACGCCACCAACTTATTGAAAAATCTCAGGCTATTCTTTCGCGTCTTGAAGCGATCCGTAGTTACATCGCGACCCAAGGAAAGCTTGAAAATGATTTTGCTCACGCAGTGACAAGATTTCCCGACGGCAAACTTCCAGAAGAAGAGCGTCAAAGCTTATTGCGCAAAGTTCCTATTTTTGCATCAATTGTCGTGGGATTTGAAAATGCCAAAGACGACGGCTACCAGTTTCGTGTGTTTGCAGACAAAGCACGTCGCGAAGGCAACAAAGCAACTTCTAAAGAACTTGAGATCCTCAAAAAATTTGAGGCCAATAAAGACTTGAATGAAATTGTCGAAGACACAGACCATGCCGTGATCGTCTATCGCCCCGTACGTCTTTCAGCCGCACAAGGCTGCCTTCTTTGCCACGGCGATCCGGCGACGAGCCCCTGGAAAAACGGAAAAGATATCTTAGGTTATCCAATGGAAAACTGGAAGGACGGTCAACTTCACGGAGTTTTTGCTATCACCGCATCCACGGAAGAAGTTACCGCGGCAGCGATGAATACGACTTATTCAATTCTAGGCTGGGCACTGTTAATCACTGTTTCGATTCTAGTTATTTCCATCATCCTTGTGCGTAAGCCTATGGCGGCTTTATTGGAATCTATCAGTTTACTAAATGTCGCCGGCACGCAAGTTTCTAGTACGGGTCAAGAGATCCGTGACTCGAGTCAAAACTTGAGTAATGCCGCTGTCACTGCTGCAGCCTCTATTGAAGAGACTTCCGCTTCCACAGAAGAAGTGTCCAGCATGGTTAAGATGAATACAGAGCACGCCAGCAAAGCTCGTGATCTAGCTCATCAAGCGCAGGAAAAAGCGCGCATTGGCGAAGAAGAGGTTCGTAAGCTGACTGTCTCTATGAACGAAATCACGACAAGCTCGAAAAAAATTGAAGAGATCATCACTGTGATTGACGACATCGCATTCCAAACAAACCTTCTGGCATTGAATGCTTCCGTTGAGGCCGCTCGCGCCGGAGAGCATGGTAAGGGTTTTGCCGTTGTGGCGGAAGCTGTTCGCAGCTTGGCGCAAAGAAGTGCGACCTCCGCGAAAGAGATCTCAACATTGATCAATGAAAGTGTTACGAATATTGAAAAAGGCCAAAAGGTCGTTCAATCTAGTGAAGTCTCTTTGAAAGAGATTGTAAAGACCATCGAACATCTTTCTACTCTTAACGACGAAATTTCTACTGCCAGCAGTGAACAAGAACAAGGCATCGTTCAAATAAATAAAGCGCTTTTTGAAATGGATAAGATCACTCAAGCCAATGCAGCCGCCGCAGAAGAATGTGCCGCGGCTTCAGAAGAATTGGCCACTCAGTCCACCGTCATGGACGAAGCCGTTAAGAATTTGAACCACATCATTACTGGTAAAAACGCAGCCTAACCTCCTCCAATTATTAATTTTTAGACACAATCAAATCTGAGTTTACTATCAAACTCAGATTTGTTTTTATTCAATTCGGGCCTCCTATTATATTTAAACGCACAGAGAAACAAAATTCCCACCCAAGGCCTAGCCGCTTTTTTAGGACCCACTCAGTTTTCGCTGCCTAAATTTGTAACTTATGTCTAAGGAACACGAGCTCGATAAGGAGGACATCGAAAGAACATCGTAATTTAAGGAGCGACCCACATGAAATTTAACGCCAAGGTTATGTTGAGCATTCTTTTAGCCTGTATCATCTGCACCACCGCGGCCGTTCTGGTTTCTACATCCCGTATCTCTTTACAGGGTGAAACGCAATTAATCGAAAAATCACGCGCCATACTTTCCCGCTTAGAATCGGTTCGCTCGTACATTGCCTCTCAAGGTGGACTGAAGAATACAATTCAAGACGCTATCACGGAGCATCCGGATGGAAACTTGTCGAAGGATGCAAAGCTGACAATTCTAAAACAGGTTCCTATCTTCGCCGCGATGAAGGTAGGTGCAGAAAATGCTTCAGAAGAAGGATACACTTTCCGCGTGTTTTCAGGTGAGCCTCGCAATGATGACAATCGCGCCACGGATACTGAGATGGCCATCCTTAAAAAATTTGAAGCAGATCCTTCGTTGAAAGAACTGTCTTCAACCACAGAGAACGAAATTATCGTTTATCGCCCCGTACGCCTTTCCGAATCACAAGGCTGCATGAATTGCCACGGCGATCCGGCGCAATCTCCGTGGAAAAATGGCAAAGATATTTTAGGTTACCCAATGGAAAACTGGAAAGATGGAAAACTGCATGGTGCCTTCGCTGTGATCTCCAGTAAAGCTGAAATCAAAGCCGCAGCGGCCAATGCCACTTGGTACATTGTTGGTTGGTCGACGGGCCTTTCTATCCTCGCCATGTTTATCGCCTTTATGTTCTTGAAAAAACCGATGAAGGCTTTAGCGGGTATCGCAGAAAAGCTTCAAGAAACAGGTTTAGGTGTTGCCCAAGCCAGCCGCGAAATCACGAAGTCTTCACAAGATCTCAGCACTGCAGCTTCAACGGCAGCCGCTTCTATTGAACAGACGACTTCGGCGACTGAAGAAATGTCGAGCATGATTAAGCTCAACGCCGAACACACTCGTGAGGCGAAAAATTTAGCAGAAGATGCGCAGACAAAAGCGCGCGCTGGTAAAGACGAAGTTGAAAAACTGATCTTCTCTATGGGAGAGATCGCGAAGAGCTCAAAGAAAATCGAAGAAATCATTACAGTGATCGACGATATCGCCTTCCAAACAAATCTTTTGGCCTTGAACGCGGCCGTGGAGGCAGCTCGTGCAGGTGAACAAGGGAAAGGTTTTGCCGTCGTCGCTGAGGCCGTTCGTGCGCTGGCACAAAGAAGTGCCACGTCCGCGAAAGAAATCTCAGATTTGATTCGTGATAGCGTCGAAAAAATCGAAAACGGTCACGAAGTCGTTCAGGCCAGCGGAACCATGTTGACAGAGATCGTTCAACGCATTGAAAAGCTGACTTCGGTGAATATTGAAATCTCTACGGCAAGCTCAGAACAGGCTCAAGGTGTGACGTCGATTAACATGTCCATCAACGAAATTGACCGCGTCACTCAAGGCAATGCTTCTGCCGCTGAAGAATGTGCGACCAATGCAGAAATCTTGTCCGATCGCTCTGCCCAAATGCACTCGATGGTTCAAGAGTTGACGCAAATTATGGAAGGTAAGTCGGTCAAGGGAGAAACGTTACACGCTCCTATCCCTCGATCAACGTCAACGGCACCGACTAAGAAGTCAAACCCTGCACCAAAGACAGCAGCGCGTGCCTCGAAGCACCACGATGACTTGTTACCCTTAGACGATGCTTCTTAGTTGATAAATTTTCTTTTCTGCTAGGAAAAGGACGAATTCTCAGATTGAGACTTCGTCCTTTTTCGTCACCTGTCAGCCTTTTTTACTCTCAGAATCAGCACCGCCTTACTCGATGTGGATAAGAGCTTGCACTCTTTATGCGCATGAAGACATGTCTGCTTTTAATCTTAGGATCCCTTCTATTTTCAGTCGGCGCCACAGCCGCTCCGAAAAGAATCTGCACCATGACTTTAAACTCTGAAAACGAGCGCGAAGTTCTAAGAAGTCTTTATGCGGGCAGCGATGTCGAAGTCATCGAACTTGTTCCTGCGAATAAGGATCCTCAATGGCTACAAAAAGCCTGTCAAAGCGGTATTGAATGCGATGTGCTTTTAGTATCGGGACATTTCGGCGGAGTGTTTTTCGGTGAAGGGGTCAGTACAACATTAGATCTTAAAGAAATTGAAAAGCTCAGTTGTGAAAATGCGTGTCCCGGCATCTTGAACAAGCCCAAAGATATTTTCTTGATGGGATGTAACACCTTGGCGACCAAAGTCCCCGACAAACGCTCCATTGAAGAATACGTCGAAGTTCTAATTAAAAACGGTTTTCCACGTGATCTCGCCGAGCGCGTCGCCTTTTCTCGCTATTCCGATTACGGTATGAGCATCAGCCAGATTTTTTCTTCGGCTTTTCCTCAGGCGGAAAGACTGCACGGATTTTCGAGCACAGGTCCCATGGGCCGTGTTGCAGGTCCGATGATGCGCAGAGCTTTGAAAGATATTTCCAAAGAAACATTTTTCACGAAAGGCCCGAACATCCAAAAGTTCAAAGATGTTTTTGCAGGAACTAGTTACCGTATTGTAGACCCTAAAAAAGAAATGGATCCGAACTACCGCCATCTTGCTTGTAAGACATATTCGAAAGATACGGGCCACAACAAAGAAGCCATCGAGTTTATTTCTCAAAAAACGAATTTAAAAAAATACTACGAGCCTCTTTTAGAAGCCTCAGAAAATCCGTCCTTTTTAGCCCAATTGCAAAACACCGTGCTTCCTTCGCCGGAAATCACCAGAAATTTTGAAAATTTCTTCGCACAAATCAGTTCAGCAAAATCTTTACCGATGAAAATGAAATTCCAATTTTTGGAATTGCAAGCCAAGCTCGGTTTGATGCCAGAGATGGTAAAACGAGAACAACAAGAAAAACTCATCCGTCAAAGATTAGCAAACGGCTTGAACTTCATCATCACCGACCAGCTTTGCACAATGAAAGACCATCTTAAAAACATCGAACTTAAGGGCGATTGGGTCAAGCTAGACAAAGTAGGCATCCCCTTCATGCCCAGAGTCGCTCAGTGCTTTGGCTCTTACGACACACGAATGGAAGATTTATTAAAAGCGATGGCAACAATGGATGACCCTTCGTGGAGACGCGAAGCCGTTCGCGCATTGGCTCCCCGCCTAACACCAATAGAAGTCCAGGATCTTTTGATCGCCTCTTCAGCATGGTCCGTCCGCGACCACCAAGACATCCTGTACACTCTAAACCAAAAACAACAAGACCCCTTACCACCCATGGCCCAACATTGCATGCTTAAAGCCAAACGCCAAGACACAGCAGATTCACGCGACGGCTACCGCTGGGGCTGCTACAAAGAGTTCGAACACCTTATTGATACACCCGCAAAGTGCCATCAAGTCGCCGACCAATTTGAAACCAACAGCGTATCAGGCATCGACTGGAACTGCCTCACCAGATTCAACTCAAAAATCCACCTAGGCGCCTGCATGGCATCGGCAGACCGCAACCAAGACCCAGAAAACTCTGACGACATCCGCTGGTACTGCTGGAGCAAACTCCACGACCAAAACCAACTCAGCCGCTCCGAGTGCTTAGCCCTAGCCTCCTCAATGCGAATCCAAGGCAACCGCTTCAAAGCCAACTGGAACTGCATGAACCGCCTCTAAAAAACCAAACCATGAGGCACCAAAAAAAATCCTCGACGCAAAAAACGCCGAGGACTTTGTTATTTAATAATTTGAAATTCTGAACATCGTAGGCTGCGCTGAAGGAGAGGGCTCCGATTTTAAAGCTGATTCAAAACATCAAGACCAAGTTTCCATCCGTCGCCGGCTCCTAGAGTGACGAAGACATCGCCTTCTTTAAGGAGACCCAACACTTTCTGAGTCGCCTTCTCATCACGCAGGAAATAAGAAGCATTGGCATGTTTCATATCCAAAGCGAGCTTTTCACTGCTGATTCCCGGAATCGGCGCTTCACCCGCCGCATAGATATCGGTTAAAAGAACTGTGTCGGCCTCTTTGAAGGCTGTTGTGAAATCATGCCAGCAGTGTTGCGTGCGTGAATAACGATGTGGTTGGAAAAAGACGACCAAGCGTTGGCCAGGATACTTTTCACGGAAGGCTTGCAAGACTGCGCGCACTTCTGTGGGATGGTGACCGTAGTCATCGTAAATTCTGATGCCGCGTTTTTCGCCTTTGAAGTGAAACCGACGATCCACACCCTCAAAGCGCTGAAGACCTTTTGCACAAGTTGCAAATGGAATTCCGGCGGCAACACCCGCACAAATGGCGGCTGTCGCATTCAAAGCATTGTGACGACCTGGAACTTTCAAACTGAATTCGCCCACTAAGTGGCGCGTTCCTAAAAGACGATCACTGCGATACAGAGAGTAATTGCCTTGCTCACCAGAAAGAACCAGATCGTTCTTTTCATCAAAGCCGTAGAATAAAATACGTTTTGGGAAATTTTCAAAAATCTGACGGATCACGGGATCATCACCGCAAGCAATGACTTTTCCATAGAATGGAACCTTTTGGGCAAAGTCATAAAAACTTTTTTGCAAGTTTTCAAAAGTCTTATAGTGATCCAAATGGTCGGAATCCACGTTCGTGATGATCGCCACTTCCGGAGAAAGTTTTTGGAAACTGCCATCAGACTCATCAGCTTCAGCAACCAACCAGTCACCAGATCCCAACATCGCCGTTGACTTGATCAACTCAAATCGTCCCCCGACAACAATCGTCGGACTTAAATTAGCTTCTAAGAAAATTGCTGACGTCATTGACGTCGTTGTTGTTTTTCCGTGAGTTCCTGCGACAGCGACTCCACGCTTAAGACGCATGATTTCCGCCAAAGCTTCAGCTCTTGGGATTAAAGGAATTTGACGTGCACGGGCTTCAGAGATCTCTGGGTTTCCGTATTGAATGGCGCTAGAATAAACCACCACATCCGCATCGCCAACATTGGAGGATTGATGTCCTTTAAAGACTTTCACTCCAATTTCGCGAAGACGTTCCGTGTTGGCGTTGTCTGCGATGTCACTTCCTGAAACTTTTGCGCCGATATTGTGAAGAAGCTCCGCGAGCCCACACATACCGATGCCCCCGATACCTACGAAATGAAATTTGGCCTGTTGTAACTTCATTGCAAGATTTCCTTTGCGATCGTGGTCGCCGCTTGAGGGATGTAGAAGTTCTTTATATTCTGAACCATCTGTTCACGCAAAGCTTTATCGTTTCTTAAAGATTGAACTTCTGAAATCAATCTTTCCGGAGTTAAATCTTTCTGTAAAATCATGCGACCTGCATTT
This window contains:
- the murC gene encoding UDP-N-acetylmuramate--L-alanine ligase translates to MKLQQAKFHFVGIGGIGMCGLAELLHNIGAKVSGSDIADNANTERLREIGVKVFKGHQSSNVGDADVVVYSSAIQYGNPEISEARARQIPLIPRAEALAEIMRLKRGVAVAGTHGKTTTTSMTSAIFLEANLSPTIVVGGRFELIKSTAMLGSGDWLVAEADESDGSFQKLSPEVAIITNVDSDHLDHYKTFENLQKSFYDFAQKVPFYGKVIACGDDPVIRQIFENFPKRILFYGFDEKNDLVLSGEQGNYSLYRSDRLLGTRHLVGEFSLKVPGRHNALNATAAICAGVAAGIPFATCAKGLQRFEGVDRRFHFKGEKRGIRIYDDYGHHPTEVRAVLQAFREKYPGQRLVVFFQPHRYSRTQHCWHDFTTAFKEADTVLLTDIYAAGEAPIPGISSEKLALDMKHANASYFLRDEKATQKVLGLLKEGDVFVTLGAGDGWKLGLDVLNQL
- a CDS encoding methyl-accepting chemotaxis protein, producing the protein MKFNAKVMLSILLACIICTTAAVLVSTSRISLQGETQLIEKSRAILSRLESVRSYIASQGGLKNTIQDAITEHPDGNLSKDAKLTILKQVPIFAAMKVGAENASEEGYTFRVFSGEPRNDDNRATDTEMAILKKFEADPSLKELSSTTENEIIVYRPVRLSESQGCMNCHGDPAQSPWKNGKDILGYPMENWKDGKLHGAFAVISSKAEIKAAAANATWYIVGWSTGLSILAMFIAFMFLKKPMKALAGIAEKLQETGLGVAQASREITKSSQDLSTAASTAAASIEQTTSATEEMSSMIKLNAEHTREAKNLAEDAQTKARAGKDEVEKLIFSMGEIAKSSKKIEEIITVIDDIAFQTNLLALNAAVEAARAGEQGKGFAVVAEAVRALAQRSATSAKEISDLIRDSVEKIENGHEVVQASGTMLTEIVQRIEKLTSVNIEISTASSEQAQGVTSINMSINEIDRVTQGNASAAEECATNAEILSDRSAQMHSMVQELTQIMEGKSVKGETLHAPIPRSTSTAPTKKSNPAPKTAARASKHHDDLLPLDDAS
- a CDS encoding UDP-2,3-diacylglucosamine diphosphatase, with amino-acid sequence MEAWFLSDIHLKSAEERNGKILLRFLRSLLQQNPSQVHLFMLGDIFDLWVGGHSYFAKKFPDLIAALRDLRKAGARITYIEGNHDVHVEGFFQKQLGVEVHVEAQYYNLDGLIVRCEHGDLINLADEKYLKYRSIIRNPYIKPLGNIIPGKFWDYIGNRASKRSRARSGHYRATNESQLVQMIRAHTEKVYQEKPFDIIISGHMHVFDDHVVDIRGRKVRTVNLGSWFEEKVKVFHIKDGQPNWVYLES
- a CDS encoding cell division protein FtsQ/DivIB — encoded protein: MKKLVLQLIFGFIVLPVALAGSLFYLNKNGFFNITKIEVILENPPAGQEQFLKPHVDRLEASLAKYKGISLWNIKLKKISREVSDLNWVEQLNIKRSWPATLAVRVRPYEVKLLYMGKGGKLVPIIKDGSFLDPVETKQAPDVALLDGESFQKKSELRKKAVEVIEQIPAEGSFSKKTISEIRHDSKEGFWMTMIKTGIQVKMGEDQVSLKAARVSQVVDYLESRQFDARVIDANLSKKVLVRLRKDP
- a CDS encoding methyl-accepting chemotaxis protein; translation: MRLGTKIILNVGLSCVICTLAAVAISSSKVHNQGRHQLIEKSQAILSRLEAIRSYIATQGKLENDFAHAVTRFPDGKLPEEERQSLLRKVPIFASIVVGFENAKDDGYQFRVFADKARREGNKATSKELEILKKFEANKDLNEIVEDTDHAVIVYRPVRLSAAQGCLLCHGDPATSPWKNGKDILGYPMENWKDGQLHGVFAITASTEEVTAAAMNTTYSILGWALLITVSILVISIILVRKPMAALLESISLLNVAGTQVSSTGQEIRDSSQNLSNAAVTAAASIEETSASTEEVSSMVKMNTEHASKARDLAHQAQEKARIGEEEVRKLTVSMNEITTSSKKIEEIITVIDDIAFQTNLLALNASVEAARAGEHGKGFAVVAEAVRSLAQRSATSAKEISTLINESVTNIEKGQKVVQSSEVSLKEIVKTIEHLSTLNDEISTASSEQEQGIVQINKALFEMDKITQANAAAAEECAAASEELATQSTVMDEAVKNLNHIITGKNAA
- the ftsZ gene encoding cell division protein FtsZ: MFELEENINIGANIKVVGVGGGGSNAVTTMIESNMTGVEFIVANTDIQALNANKAPNKIQLGLDLTKGLGAGANPDVGRRAAIESYNEIVEKLEGADMVFVTAGMGGGTGTGGAPIVAKIARELGALTIGVVTKPFLFEGKKRGKHAEGGLQELKENVDTLIVIPNQKLLSIAAEKTPLLETFKKADEVLLQAVKGISDLINIRGLINLDFADIRTVMSSKGIAIMGTGAAKGENRAVEAATAAISSPLLENVKIDGATGIIVNITGGSDLSLYEVNEATTLITEAAHEDAEIIFGAVIDDNMGDEVRVTVIATGFDSHDVKLVNDMAQVNQMQNFLNQQATAQFGGMNMMPQMPQMPQMPQMPVMPQMPQFQMPQMPQMPTMPQMPQSPQQAAPVELPPIATVQSHVMNFTQPQQEGPSVTETVVVPPVAPVTPQVAQQAAQNMMVQQPQPQQQEVATPIQPQVEAAVSPRDMLLAKARAFKESQDLKARHNNPEQLSMNVDHEQQSLEEARRMAREVLSSPFSSQNLEVPAFIRKKQGFDLNKE
- the ftsA gene encoding cell division protein FtsA, encoding MSTSKPKAPVLAGLDIGSTKVSFVIGTVNSDGKIEVAGVGTAPNTGIRQGVVVNIEATTESIKKAKEEAELMSGYSVSEVWVGVAGTHISSFDSKGMVAIKNREVTPSEIDRVIEAAKAVAVPADRTVLHILPREFKVDGQDGITDPVGMSGIRLEANVHIVTGSQSAINNSVKCVEKAGLKISGLVLGQLASATAVISNDEKNLGVCVVDMGGGACNALYFVNGSVAHSSTIPVGGQHFTHDVAVGLRTPQFAAEALKKKHGCAMASMVNENETIEVEGVGGRKARVIPRKDLADVIEARAEETLNLIANDLRMSGLMPMLGSGIVLTGGASQLDGLIEMGEFIFDIPVRRGTPQQIGGLTDVVKSGEFSAAVGLLLYALAQRKDLQAGHQQQEVNIGESLDGITKKIKDFFGQIF